In Topomyia yanbarensis strain Yona2022 chromosome 2, ASM3024719v1, whole genome shotgun sequence, one DNA window encodes the following:
- the LOC131683096 gene encoding uncharacterized protein LOC131683096 isoform X2, translating into MKKWFCINKKCTSFVNTAHKELPQPFKINVLQIKNTLPSKLNTIPERLLLISRSNLLRKMYDFDINAIPGIAYINSALTHQINTAAVNLEISAIQNFNNSQNNVSKKNQSRTQFMKNRKQKQHYLARDSIPNFQTYFSNTKQPNPMYITSSIVKKPRIVQKVSKSAIPRKYDALMDHLGISGYNHFELAVIRDLEKREEQKVEATIHTLFENTNRFNAKVVKQTASNTNSSPLPPVEWLHGQSSSFDQINQTKENCSTHKSWKKVLALPSDILISNEFFKIEPELARENKYRNKTSASNVHHRKNFISSSVLSIITPMPVHSLSTNRMDRKDGQHAACISSSSASNCFNKTPNDIEKVVEKRHEQFKSIALRTKSSTTEITPTTSVSVPITNKQLIQSSRKMISNRNTSFRNLLFRTHSQTKKNNNTKMSTNRGTIKFSDYLRNPQNDFL; encoded by the coding sequence CACATCGTTCGTTAATACGGCTCATAAGGAGTTACCACAAccattcaaaattaatgttttacaaataaaaaatacgctGCCATCAAAATTGAATACTATACCAGAACGACTACTTTTAATATCCAGAAGCAATTTGCTAAGAAAAATGTACGACTTTGATATAAATGCCATTCCAGGCATCGCATATATTAATTCAGCGCTCACTCACCAAATTAATACAGCTGCAGTTAATCTAGAAATTTCGGCGATTCAAAATTTCAACAACTCGCAGAATaacgtttcaaaaaaaaatcaatctcgtactcaattcatgaaaaatcgtaaacaaaagCAACATTACTTGGCACGTGATTCAATACCGAATTTCCAAACGTATTTTTCAAACACGAAACAACCGAATCCAATGTACATTACTTCTTCAATTGTCAAGAAACCAAGAATTGTCCAAAAAGTCTCAAAATCAGCTATACCTAGAAAGTATGATGCACTAATGGACCATTTGGGTATATCAGGATACAATCATTTCGAACTCGCCGTGATACGCGATTTAGAAAAACGCGAAGAACAAAAAGTTGAAGCAACTATACATACTTTGTTTGAGAATACAAATCGATTTAATGCAAAAGTGGTTAAACAAACTGCATCGAATACGAATAGTTCACCACTGCCTCCAGTAGAATGGCTGCATGGCCAAAGTTCTTCATTTGATCAGATAAACCAAACTAAGGAAAATTGTAGTACCCATAAATCGTGGAAAAAGGTGCTAGCGTTGCCTTCAGACATTCTTATATCAAATGAATTCTTTAAAATTGAACCTGAGCTAGCCAGAGAAAACAAATATAGGAACAAAACTAGTGCATCAAATGTTCACCATAGAAAGAATTTTATAAGTTCAAGTGTGTTGAGCATAATTACCCCTATGCCAGTTCATAGTTTAAGTACAAATAGGATGGATCGAAAAGATGGCCAACATGCTGCTTGTATCTCGAGTAGCAGTGCTTCAAACTGCTTCAATAAAACGCCTAATGATATTGAAAAAGTTGTCGAGAAACGTCATGAACAGTTTAAGTCAATCGCTCTTAGGACAAAAAGCTCAACTACAGAAATCACCCCGACAACATCCGTATCCGTGCCTATAACTAACAAACAATTAATTCAATCATcgcgaaaaatgatatcgaatcgCAATACTTCATTTCGTAATTTACTCTTCCGAACACAttctcaaacaaaaaaaaacaataacacAAAAATGAGTACGAATCGAGGAACTATCAAATTTAGTGACTATTTGAGAAATCCCCAAAATGATTTCTTATAA